One segment of Gasterosteus aculeatus chromosome 3, fGasAcu3.hap1.1, whole genome shotgun sequence DNA contains the following:
- the zbtb41 gene encoding zinc finger and BTB domain-containing protein 41 isoform X2, translating into MKVPSHGRPTDPPMKKKLCNPLRAKRGRLASASDQSAPEEKVTGSTAQPNPETVPELSSPTRNLAMTQHSHELLAFLNEDRARRRFCDVSVSVGGKLYSAHKVVLAHGSSYFHAELSKNPATAHVTLDHVEASVFQHLLGFLYTSKCAVAEMDLPALTEAAQFLDMMDVLKLLCEEGDDNTGRVVPAQGEMSGSPRVEVASSGSPGVNGVIQGPHQYASTEKEKTPDQRAVTTRRSSRRRKTPTKYQPTIDTPEEKQRSVSSREQSDERMEEAGKSMVENRFPKLDADETSKAARGEDEVDEEGEDDGDASEDWVAQRKAVEACAVEQNKAQQVSDVEGVEHEAGGEVEEPVAAAGSSTQSPVYPEGLAPVIIQTSSKKILKCPKCDKTFDRAGKYESHTRVHTGEKPFQCDVCLQRYSTKSNLTVHQKKHASDAPFQKKEHKCPFCNKLHASKKTLAKHVRRFHPDHVQEFLTKRKRKSEGWKCAICLKTFTRRPHLQEHMILHTQDRPFKCSFCDEYFKSRFARLKHQEKFHLGPFPCEICGRQFNDTGNRKRHIECTHGGKRKWTCFVCGKSVRERTTLREHLRIHSGEKPHLCSICGQSFRHGSSYRLHLRVHHDDKRYECDECGKTFIRHDHLTKHQKIHSGEKAHQCEECGKCFRRHDHLTVHYKSIHLGEKVWQKYKTAVHQCEICKKEFKGKSSLEMHFRTHSGEKPHTCPECNQTFRIKKTLTKHMVIHSDARPFNCPHCSATFKRKDKLKYHVDHVHSARFNEQPHGTGPGEDKEVSVPFGEASKVYSAEPKSAVQSGPSTAHVCVPVTLVPVQMAGGAQGDPNAHRASSLPSHSAASMQAQGPQQSSSFQAAADLAFLEKYTLTPQPANIAHPVRPDQMLDPREQSYLGTLLGLDSASSVQNISNSDLTH; encoded by the exons ATGAAG GTTCCATCACACGGTCGCCCAACGGACCCACCGATGAAGAAGAAGCTTTGCAATCCGCTGCGTGCCAAACGCGGCAGGCTGGCCAGCGCCAGCGATCAATCTGCCCCAGAAGAGAAGGTCACCGGGTCCACGGCCCAACCCAACCCTGAAACCGTCCCAGAATTGAGCTCACCAACCCGAAACCTGGCCATGACGCAGCACAGTCACGAGCTCCTCGCGTTCCTCAACGAGGACCGGGCCAGGCGGAGGTTCTGCGATGTGTCGGTGTCCGTGGGTGGGAAGCTCTACAGTGCCCACAAAGTGGTGCTGGCCCACGGTAGCAGCTACTTCCACGCTGAGCTGTCCAAGAACCCCGCCACGGCGCACGTGACTCTGGACCACGTGGAGGCCTCGGTTTTTCAGCACCTCCTTGGCTTCTTGTACACCTCCAAGTGCGCTGTTGCAGAGATGGACCTGCCGGCTCTGACCGAAGCGGCCCAATTCCTGGACATGATGGATgtgctgaagctgctgtgtgaagAAGGTGACGACAACACAGGACGTGTGGTCCCGGCCCAGGGCGAGATGAGCGGCTCTCCCCGGGTGGAAGTGGCCTCCAGTGGCTCGCCAGGCGTTAACGGGGTCATCCAGGGCCCACATCAGTACGCCTCAACGGAGAAAGAGAAGACGCCAGATCAGAGAGCCGTCACCACGCGGAGATCATCTCGCAGGAGGAAAACCCCCACCAAATATCAGCCCACCATCGACACTcctgaggaaaaacaaaggagTGTCTCCTCGAGGGAGCAAAGCGACGAGAGAATGGAAGAAGCCGGAAAGTCGATGGTGGAAAACCGCTTTCCCAAACTGGACGCAGACGAGACGTCGAAAGCAGCTCGGGGGGAAGATGAGGTggacgaggagggagaggacgatGGGGACGCGAGTGAAGACTGGGTTGCCCAGAGGAAAGCTGTTGAGGCTTGCGCCGTAGAGCAGAACAAAGCTCAGCAGGTTTCGGACGTAGAAGGGGTCGAGCACGAGGCCggcggagaggtggaggagcccGTGGCAGCTGCAGGAAGCTCCACACAGAGTCCAGTGTACCCCGAAGGTCTGGCTCCTGTCATCATCCAAACCTCCAGCAAGAAGATTCTCAAGTGCCCCAAATGTGACAAGACGTTTGACCGCGCAG GGAAGTATGAGAGTCACACCAGAGTGCACACGGGGGAGAAACCGTTTCAGTGTGACGTCTGTCTCCAGCGCTACTCCACCAAGTCCAACCTGACCGTACACCAGAAGAAGCACGCCAGCGACGCCCCCTTCCAGAAGAAGGAGCACAAATGCCCCTTCTGCAACAAACTCCACGCCAGCAAGAAGACCCTGGCCAAGCACGTCAGGAG GTTTCATCCAGACCACGTCCAAGAGTTTCTtacaaaaaggaagaggaagagtgaaGGCTGGAAATGTGCA ATTTGTCTGAAGACCTTCACACGCAGGCCTCACCTGCAGGAGCACATGATCCTGCACACCCAGGACCGGCCTTTCAAATGCTCCTTCTGTGACGAATACTTCAAGTCGAGGTTTGCCAGGCTGAAGCACCAAGAGAAGTTCCATTTAG GTCCCTTCCCCTGTGAGATTTGTGGTCGACAGTTTAACGACACGGGCAACAGAAAGCGGCACATTGAGTGCACGCACGGAGGCAAAAGAAAGTGGACCTGCTTCGTCTGTGGTAAATCCGTAAGGGAGCG AACAACTTTGAGGGAGCACCTGAGGATCCACAGTGGGGAGAAGCCTCACCTCTGCAGTATCTGTGGCCAAAGTTTCCGACACGGCAGCTCTTACAG gCTCCACCTCAGAGTCCACCACGACGACAAGCGATACGAGTGTGACGAATGCGGCAAAACCTTCATACGCCACGATCACCTGACCAAACATCAGAAGATACACTCTG GTGAGAAAGCACACCAATGTGAAGAATGTGGCAAGTGCTTCAGGCGCCACGATCACCTGACGGTCCACTACAAGAGCATTCACTTGGGAGAGAAAGTTTGGCAAAA GTATAAAACCGCTGTGCATCAGTGTGAGATTTGCAAGAAGGAATTTAAAGGAAAGTCTAGTCTGGAAATGCACTTCAGGACACACTCGG GTGAGAAACCCCACACGTGTCCAGAGTGCAACCAGACATTTCGCATCAAGAAGACCTTGACGAAGCACATGGTGATCCACTCAGACGCCCGTCCTTTCAACTGCCCCCACTGCAGCGCCACCTTCAAGAGAAAAGACAAGCTCAAGTACCACGTCGACCACGTGCACAGCGCCCGTTTCAATGAGCAGCCCCACGGCACTGGGCCCGGGGAGGACAAAGAGGTCTCCGTTCCCTTTGGGGAGGCCTCTAAGGTGTACAGCGCTGAACCCAAGTCCGCCGTCCAGAGCGGCCCTTCCACTGCCCATGTCTGCGTGCCGGTCACTTTGGTCCCCGTCCAGATGGCGGGTGGAGCGCAGGGGGACCCGAATGCTCACAGGGCCTCTTCTCTTCCCTCACACAGCGCTGCGAGCATGCAGGCTCAGGGGCCGCAGCAGAGCTCCAGCTTCCAGGCGGCTGCAGACCTGGCCTTTTTAGAGAAGTACACCCTCACCCCTCAGCCCGCCAACATCGCCCACCCCGTGAGACCCGATCAGATGCTGGACCCCCGAGAGCAGTCCTACCTGGGCACGCTGTTGGGACTGGATTCAGCTTCCTCCGTGCAGAACATTTCCAACTCTGATCTCACACACTAA
- the zbtb41 gene encoding zinc finger and BTB domain-containing protein 41 isoform X1: MKQVPSHGRPTDPPMKKKLCNPLRAKRGRLASASDQSAPEEKVTGSTAQPNPETVPELSSPTRNLAMTQHSHELLAFLNEDRARRRFCDVSVSVGGKLYSAHKVVLAHGSSYFHAELSKNPATAHVTLDHVEASVFQHLLGFLYTSKCAVAEMDLPALTEAAQFLDMMDVLKLLCEEGDDNTGRVVPAQGEMSGSPRVEVASSGSPGVNGVIQGPHQYASTEKEKTPDQRAVTTRRSSRRRKTPTKYQPTIDTPEEKQRSVSSREQSDERMEEAGKSMVENRFPKLDADETSKAARGEDEVDEEGEDDGDASEDWVAQRKAVEACAVEQNKAQQVSDVEGVEHEAGGEVEEPVAAAGSSTQSPVYPEGLAPVIIQTSSKKILKCPKCDKTFDRAGKYESHTRVHTGEKPFQCDVCLQRYSTKSNLTVHQKKHASDAPFQKKEHKCPFCNKLHASKKTLAKHVRRFHPDHVQEFLTKRKRKSEGWKCAICLKTFTRRPHLQEHMILHTQDRPFKCSFCDEYFKSRFARLKHQEKFHLGPFPCEICGRQFNDTGNRKRHIECTHGGKRKWTCFVCGKSVRERTTLREHLRIHSGEKPHLCSICGQSFRHGSSYRLHLRVHHDDKRYECDECGKTFIRHDHLTKHQKIHSGEKAHQCEECGKCFRRHDHLTVHYKSIHLGEKVWQKYKTAVHQCEICKKEFKGKSSLEMHFRTHSGEKPHTCPECNQTFRIKKTLTKHMVIHSDARPFNCPHCSATFKRKDKLKYHVDHVHSARFNEQPHGTGPGEDKEVSVPFGEASKVYSAEPKSAVQSGPSTAHVCVPVTLVPVQMAGGAQGDPNAHRASSLPSHSAASMQAQGPQQSSSFQAAADLAFLEKYTLTPQPANIAHPVRPDQMLDPREQSYLGTLLGLDSASSVQNISNSDLTH, encoded by the exons ATGAAG CAGGTTCCATCACACGGTCGCCCAACGGACCCACCGATGAAGAAGAAGCTTTGCAATCCGCTGCGTGCCAAACGCGGCAGGCTGGCCAGCGCCAGCGATCAATCTGCCCCAGAAGAGAAGGTCACCGGGTCCACGGCCCAACCCAACCCTGAAACCGTCCCAGAATTGAGCTCACCAACCCGAAACCTGGCCATGACGCAGCACAGTCACGAGCTCCTCGCGTTCCTCAACGAGGACCGGGCCAGGCGGAGGTTCTGCGATGTGTCGGTGTCCGTGGGTGGGAAGCTCTACAGTGCCCACAAAGTGGTGCTGGCCCACGGTAGCAGCTACTTCCACGCTGAGCTGTCCAAGAACCCCGCCACGGCGCACGTGACTCTGGACCACGTGGAGGCCTCGGTTTTTCAGCACCTCCTTGGCTTCTTGTACACCTCCAAGTGCGCTGTTGCAGAGATGGACCTGCCGGCTCTGACCGAAGCGGCCCAATTCCTGGACATGATGGATgtgctgaagctgctgtgtgaagAAGGTGACGACAACACAGGACGTGTGGTCCCGGCCCAGGGCGAGATGAGCGGCTCTCCCCGGGTGGAAGTGGCCTCCAGTGGCTCGCCAGGCGTTAACGGGGTCATCCAGGGCCCACATCAGTACGCCTCAACGGAGAAAGAGAAGACGCCAGATCAGAGAGCCGTCACCACGCGGAGATCATCTCGCAGGAGGAAAACCCCCACCAAATATCAGCCCACCATCGACACTcctgaggaaaaacaaaggagTGTCTCCTCGAGGGAGCAAAGCGACGAGAGAATGGAAGAAGCCGGAAAGTCGATGGTGGAAAACCGCTTTCCCAAACTGGACGCAGACGAGACGTCGAAAGCAGCTCGGGGGGAAGATGAGGTggacgaggagggagaggacgatGGGGACGCGAGTGAAGACTGGGTTGCCCAGAGGAAAGCTGTTGAGGCTTGCGCCGTAGAGCAGAACAAAGCTCAGCAGGTTTCGGACGTAGAAGGGGTCGAGCACGAGGCCggcggagaggtggaggagcccGTGGCAGCTGCAGGAAGCTCCACACAGAGTCCAGTGTACCCCGAAGGTCTGGCTCCTGTCATCATCCAAACCTCCAGCAAGAAGATTCTCAAGTGCCCCAAATGTGACAAGACGTTTGACCGCGCAG GGAAGTATGAGAGTCACACCAGAGTGCACACGGGGGAGAAACCGTTTCAGTGTGACGTCTGTCTCCAGCGCTACTCCACCAAGTCCAACCTGACCGTACACCAGAAGAAGCACGCCAGCGACGCCCCCTTCCAGAAGAAGGAGCACAAATGCCCCTTCTGCAACAAACTCCACGCCAGCAAGAAGACCCTGGCCAAGCACGTCAGGAG GTTTCATCCAGACCACGTCCAAGAGTTTCTtacaaaaaggaagaggaagagtgaaGGCTGGAAATGTGCA ATTTGTCTGAAGACCTTCACACGCAGGCCTCACCTGCAGGAGCACATGATCCTGCACACCCAGGACCGGCCTTTCAAATGCTCCTTCTGTGACGAATACTTCAAGTCGAGGTTTGCCAGGCTGAAGCACCAAGAGAAGTTCCATTTAG GTCCCTTCCCCTGTGAGATTTGTGGTCGACAGTTTAACGACACGGGCAACAGAAAGCGGCACATTGAGTGCACGCACGGAGGCAAAAGAAAGTGGACCTGCTTCGTCTGTGGTAAATCCGTAAGGGAGCG AACAACTTTGAGGGAGCACCTGAGGATCCACAGTGGGGAGAAGCCTCACCTCTGCAGTATCTGTGGCCAAAGTTTCCGACACGGCAGCTCTTACAG gCTCCACCTCAGAGTCCACCACGACGACAAGCGATACGAGTGTGACGAATGCGGCAAAACCTTCATACGCCACGATCACCTGACCAAACATCAGAAGATACACTCTG GTGAGAAAGCACACCAATGTGAAGAATGTGGCAAGTGCTTCAGGCGCCACGATCACCTGACGGTCCACTACAAGAGCATTCACTTGGGAGAGAAAGTTTGGCAAAA GTATAAAACCGCTGTGCATCAGTGTGAGATTTGCAAGAAGGAATTTAAAGGAAAGTCTAGTCTGGAAATGCACTTCAGGACACACTCGG GTGAGAAACCCCACACGTGTCCAGAGTGCAACCAGACATTTCGCATCAAGAAGACCTTGACGAAGCACATGGTGATCCACTCAGACGCCCGTCCTTTCAACTGCCCCCACTGCAGCGCCACCTTCAAGAGAAAAGACAAGCTCAAGTACCACGTCGACCACGTGCACAGCGCCCGTTTCAATGAGCAGCCCCACGGCACTGGGCCCGGGGAGGACAAAGAGGTCTCCGTTCCCTTTGGGGAGGCCTCTAAGGTGTACAGCGCTGAACCCAAGTCCGCCGTCCAGAGCGGCCCTTCCACTGCCCATGTCTGCGTGCCGGTCACTTTGGTCCCCGTCCAGATGGCGGGTGGAGCGCAGGGGGACCCGAATGCTCACAGGGCCTCTTCTCTTCCCTCACACAGCGCTGCGAGCATGCAGGCTCAGGGGCCGCAGCAGAGCTCCAGCTTCCAGGCGGCTGCAGACCTGGCCTTTTTAGAGAAGTACACCCTCACCCCTCAGCCCGCCAACATCGCCCACCCCGTGAGACCCGATCAGATGCTGGACCCCCGAGAGCAGTCCTACCTGGGCACGCTGTTGGGACTGGATTCAGCTTCCTCCGTGCAGAACATTTCCAACTCTGATCTCACACACTAA
- the zbtb41 gene encoding zinc finger and BTB domain-containing protein 41 isoform X3: MKKKLCNPLRAKRGRLASASDQSAPEEKVTGSTAQPNPETVPELSSPTRNLAMTQHSHELLAFLNEDRARRRFCDVSVSVGGKLYSAHKVVLAHGSSYFHAELSKNPATAHVTLDHVEASVFQHLLGFLYTSKCAVAEMDLPALTEAAQFLDMMDVLKLLCEEGDDNTGRVVPAQGEMSGSPRVEVASSGSPGVNGVIQGPHQYASTEKEKTPDQRAVTTRRSSRRRKTPTKYQPTIDTPEEKQRSVSSREQSDERMEEAGKSMVENRFPKLDADETSKAARGEDEVDEEGEDDGDASEDWVAQRKAVEACAVEQNKAQQVSDVEGVEHEAGGEVEEPVAAAGSSTQSPVYPEGLAPVIIQTSSKKILKCPKCDKTFDRAGKYESHTRVHTGEKPFQCDVCLQRYSTKSNLTVHQKKHASDAPFQKKEHKCPFCNKLHASKKTLAKHVRRFHPDHVQEFLTKRKRKSEGWKCAICLKTFTRRPHLQEHMILHTQDRPFKCSFCDEYFKSRFARLKHQEKFHLGPFPCEICGRQFNDTGNRKRHIECTHGGKRKWTCFVCGKSVRERTTLREHLRIHSGEKPHLCSICGQSFRHGSSYRLHLRVHHDDKRYECDECGKTFIRHDHLTKHQKIHSGEKAHQCEECGKCFRRHDHLTVHYKSIHLGEKVWQKYKTAVHQCEICKKEFKGKSSLEMHFRTHSGEKPHTCPECNQTFRIKKTLTKHMVIHSDARPFNCPHCSATFKRKDKLKYHVDHVHSARFNEQPHGTGPGEDKEVSVPFGEASKVYSAEPKSAVQSGPSTAHVCVPVTLVPVQMAGGAQGDPNAHRASSLPSHSAASMQAQGPQQSSSFQAAADLAFLEKYTLTPQPANIAHPVRPDQMLDPREQSYLGTLLGLDSASSVQNISNSDLTH, translated from the exons ATGAAGAAGAAGCTTTGCAATCCGCTGCGTGCCAAACGCGGCAGGCTGGCCAGCGCCAGCGATCAATCTGCCCCAGAAGAGAAGGTCACCGGGTCCACGGCCCAACCCAACCCTGAAACCGTCCCAGAATTGAGCTCACCAACCCGAAACCTGGCCATGACGCAGCACAGTCACGAGCTCCTCGCGTTCCTCAACGAGGACCGGGCCAGGCGGAGGTTCTGCGATGTGTCGGTGTCCGTGGGTGGGAAGCTCTACAGTGCCCACAAAGTGGTGCTGGCCCACGGTAGCAGCTACTTCCACGCTGAGCTGTCCAAGAACCCCGCCACGGCGCACGTGACTCTGGACCACGTGGAGGCCTCGGTTTTTCAGCACCTCCTTGGCTTCTTGTACACCTCCAAGTGCGCTGTTGCAGAGATGGACCTGCCGGCTCTGACCGAAGCGGCCCAATTCCTGGACATGATGGATgtgctgaagctgctgtgtgaagAAGGTGACGACAACACAGGACGTGTGGTCCCGGCCCAGGGCGAGATGAGCGGCTCTCCCCGGGTGGAAGTGGCCTCCAGTGGCTCGCCAGGCGTTAACGGGGTCATCCAGGGCCCACATCAGTACGCCTCAACGGAGAAAGAGAAGACGCCAGATCAGAGAGCCGTCACCACGCGGAGATCATCTCGCAGGAGGAAAACCCCCACCAAATATCAGCCCACCATCGACACTcctgaggaaaaacaaaggagTGTCTCCTCGAGGGAGCAAAGCGACGAGAGAATGGAAGAAGCCGGAAAGTCGATGGTGGAAAACCGCTTTCCCAAACTGGACGCAGACGAGACGTCGAAAGCAGCTCGGGGGGAAGATGAGGTggacgaggagggagaggacgatGGGGACGCGAGTGAAGACTGGGTTGCCCAGAGGAAAGCTGTTGAGGCTTGCGCCGTAGAGCAGAACAAAGCTCAGCAGGTTTCGGACGTAGAAGGGGTCGAGCACGAGGCCggcggagaggtggaggagcccGTGGCAGCTGCAGGAAGCTCCACACAGAGTCCAGTGTACCCCGAAGGTCTGGCTCCTGTCATCATCCAAACCTCCAGCAAGAAGATTCTCAAGTGCCCCAAATGTGACAAGACGTTTGACCGCGCAG GGAAGTATGAGAGTCACACCAGAGTGCACACGGGGGAGAAACCGTTTCAGTGTGACGTCTGTCTCCAGCGCTACTCCACCAAGTCCAACCTGACCGTACACCAGAAGAAGCACGCCAGCGACGCCCCCTTCCAGAAGAAGGAGCACAAATGCCCCTTCTGCAACAAACTCCACGCCAGCAAGAAGACCCTGGCCAAGCACGTCAGGAG GTTTCATCCAGACCACGTCCAAGAGTTTCTtacaaaaaggaagaggaagagtgaaGGCTGGAAATGTGCA ATTTGTCTGAAGACCTTCACACGCAGGCCTCACCTGCAGGAGCACATGATCCTGCACACCCAGGACCGGCCTTTCAAATGCTCCTTCTGTGACGAATACTTCAAGTCGAGGTTTGCCAGGCTGAAGCACCAAGAGAAGTTCCATTTAG GTCCCTTCCCCTGTGAGATTTGTGGTCGACAGTTTAACGACACGGGCAACAGAAAGCGGCACATTGAGTGCACGCACGGAGGCAAAAGAAAGTGGACCTGCTTCGTCTGTGGTAAATCCGTAAGGGAGCG AACAACTTTGAGGGAGCACCTGAGGATCCACAGTGGGGAGAAGCCTCACCTCTGCAGTATCTGTGGCCAAAGTTTCCGACACGGCAGCTCTTACAG gCTCCACCTCAGAGTCCACCACGACGACAAGCGATACGAGTGTGACGAATGCGGCAAAACCTTCATACGCCACGATCACCTGACCAAACATCAGAAGATACACTCTG GTGAGAAAGCACACCAATGTGAAGAATGTGGCAAGTGCTTCAGGCGCCACGATCACCTGACGGTCCACTACAAGAGCATTCACTTGGGAGAGAAAGTTTGGCAAAA GTATAAAACCGCTGTGCATCAGTGTGAGATTTGCAAGAAGGAATTTAAAGGAAAGTCTAGTCTGGAAATGCACTTCAGGACACACTCGG GTGAGAAACCCCACACGTGTCCAGAGTGCAACCAGACATTTCGCATCAAGAAGACCTTGACGAAGCACATGGTGATCCACTCAGACGCCCGTCCTTTCAACTGCCCCCACTGCAGCGCCACCTTCAAGAGAAAAGACAAGCTCAAGTACCACGTCGACCACGTGCACAGCGCCCGTTTCAATGAGCAGCCCCACGGCACTGGGCCCGGGGAGGACAAAGAGGTCTCCGTTCCCTTTGGGGAGGCCTCTAAGGTGTACAGCGCTGAACCCAAGTCCGCCGTCCAGAGCGGCCCTTCCACTGCCCATGTCTGCGTGCCGGTCACTTTGGTCCCCGTCCAGATGGCGGGTGGAGCGCAGGGGGACCCGAATGCTCACAGGGCCTCTTCTCTTCCCTCACACAGCGCTGCGAGCATGCAGGCTCAGGGGCCGCAGCAGAGCTCCAGCTTCCAGGCGGCTGCAGACCTGGCCTTTTTAGAGAAGTACACCCTCACCCCTCAGCCCGCCAACATCGCCCACCCCGTGAGACCCGATCAGATGCTGGACCCCCGAGAGCAGTCCTACCTGGGCACGCTGTTGGGACTGGATTCAGCTTCCTCCGTGCAGAACATTTCCAACTCTGATCTCACACACTAA
- the LOC144405505 gene encoding complement factor H-related protein 3-like gives MSSYGHETKLRYGCDNGRKPAVEGWWATSTCLDGIWSPKPQCIVINCGERPTVANGDVVEIGEMFLKYQCNSYYQLVGPEKVVCYSNGLWSEVPTCKANFCSVDTDRDPKFISDGVKFIGNGEKLRLECVETGFFPMYSDGVCTDGRISFSACCNRLQLRTGEC, from the exons TCATGAAACAAAGCTCCGTTATGGCTGCGATAACGGACGTAAACCAGCAGTTGAGGGCTGGTGGGCGACAAGCACTTGTCTAGATGGCATATGGTCTCCCAAACCACAATGTATAG tcaTAAATTGTGGAGAACGCCCCACAGTTGCTAATGGTGATGTTGTGGAAATTGGTGAAATGTTTTTGAAGTACCAATGCAACAGTTATTACCAACTAGTGGGACCAGAGAAAGTGGTGTGTTACAGCAACGGTTTGTGGTCAGAAGTACCCACCTGCAaag CAAACTTCTGTTCAGTGGACACTGATCGAGATCCTAAATTCATAAGTGACGGAGTTAAATTTATAGGGAATGGTGAGAAGTTGAGACTGGAATGTGTGGAAACGGGCTTCTTTCCTATGTATTCCGACGGTGTTTGCACCGATGGAAGAATTTCATTTTCGGCCT GTTGTAACCGGCTGCAGTTAAGGACT GGTGAGTGCTAA